GCGAACGTCGGCTCGACCCCGGCCGCCGCGCACGCCGCGAGCGTCGTTGCGCGCAGGTCGGAGCCCTCGCGGAACATCACGAGCGGCACGCCGCGCAGGTCGGCGAAGCCGATGCGCTTCCGCTCGGCGAGCGGATGGCTCGAGGCGACCGCAAGGACGAGCTCCTCGCGGAGGATGGGCGTCGTCTCGAGCGAGCGGTGCGTGACCGGCAGGATCACGAGCGCGAGGTCGAGGCTGCCCTGCTCGAGCTCGCGCACGAGGTCGCGGGAGCCGGCCTCGTGCAGCTTCAGCTCGATACCCGGGTACGTGGCGTGGAACTTCCCGAGGGCTTGGGGAAGGATCGCCGTGGTGATGCTCGGGGTCGCGCCGATGCTCATGCGTCCACGCCGTATGCCGCCCGTCTCGCGCGCCTCGTCGATCGCGGTGGCGAGGTCGGTGACGGCCTGGCGCGCCCACGGGAGGAACGCCTCGCCCGCGGTCGTCAGTGTGAGGTTCCCGCGAGTCCGGTGGAGGAGGGTGGTCCCGAGCTCCTCCTCGAGCAGCCGGATCTGCTTCGAGACCGCGGGCTGCGCCACTCGGAGGCCGCGTGCGGCGCGGGTGAAGTGGCGCTCCTCGGCGACCGCGATGAGGTAGCGCAGCTGGCGGAGCTCCACGTCCATAGCGTATCGCTATCGTGACCATCGCATTCATATCTTTGCCTTCTCAGCGAGGCGTTCGTACCGTGAGGCCGATGGCGACGACCGCGCTACCGGCGCGCCAGCGGACGCTGCGGCGCGATCTCTGGTGGCTCGAGCCCGCGTGGCTCTTCGCGCTCTTCAGCCTTTTCGTCGTGTACTCGTTCTTCGCGGGCATCGCGAACGCGGACTACTTCGTCGACCCGTACCTCTCGCCGTTCTACTCGCCGTGCATCACCGCGAACTGCGCGCACCTCACCGTCGGGCCGATCGTCGGGTCGTGGTGGAACCTCGCCCCCGCCATCTGGATCGTGGGCTTCCCGCTCACGTTCCGCCTCACCTGCTACTACTACCGCAAGGCGTACTACCGCGCGTTCTTCTGGGCACCGGCGGCCTGCGCGGTCCCGGACGCGAGGGCGAAGTACGGCGGCGAGACCAGGATCCCCTTCATCTGGCAGAACATCCACCGCTTCACGTGGTACCCTGCGGTGCTCCTCGTCTTCATCCTCGGCTACGACGCCGTGCTCGCGTTCCGATTCCCGACGGCGTCCGGCGGATACGCGTTCGGCATCGGCCTCGGTTCGCTGCTCATGACCGCCAACGTCGTGCTCATCGCCCTCTACACGTTCTCGTGCCACTTCTGCCGGTACCTCGTCGGCGGCCGCTTCGACCGCTTCCACCTCCGGCCGGTCGCGCTCCGCCTGTTCCAGGCGGTGTCGTGGCTGAACGGGCGCCACGGCAACTACGCGATCCTCAGCCTCCTCAGCGTGGGCCTGACCGACCTGTACATCCGCCTGCTCTCGATGGGCGTGGTCTCGGACCCGCGGATCGTGTTCGGATGATCGCCCGGCCCGACCGCGACGAGCGCGAGTACGACGTCGTCGTCGTCGGCGCCGGCGGCGCCGGGATCCGCGCGGCCATCGAGGCGAAGGCGCAGGGCGCGCGGACCGCGCTCGTGTGCAAGTCCCTCTTCGGCAAGGCCCACACGGTCATGGCCGAGGGCGGGATCGCGGCAGCGCTCCGGAACGTGTGGAAGGAGGACGGCTGGGACGTCCACTTCCGCGACACCATGCGCGGCGGCAAGCTGCTGAACAGCTGGCGCATGGCGCAGCTGCACGCGCTGGAGGCGCCGGACCGCGTGCTCGAGCTCGAGGAGTGGGGCGCGATGTTCGACCGGACGCCCGACGGCCTGATCCTCCAGCGCGACTTCGGCGGCCACCGCTACGCGCGCCTCGCGCACGTCGGCGACCGCACGGGCCTCGAGATGATCCGCACGCTGCAGAACAGGGCCGTCGAGCTCGGCATCGACGTGCTCATGGAGTGCACGATGCAGCGGCTCCTCGTCGACGACGGGCGCATCGCGGGCGCCTTCGGCTACTGGCGCCAGACCGGGCGCTTCGTCCTGCTGCGCGGAAAGGCCATCGTCCTCGCGACCGGCGGGGCGGGGAAGGCGTGGAAGGTCACGTCGAACTCGTGGGAATACACGGGCGACGGCATGACGATGGCCCTCGACGCCGGCGCGGACCTCATCGACATGGAGTTCGTGCAGTTCCATCCGACGGGCATGGTCTGGCCGCCGAGCGTGCGCGGGATCCTCGTCACCGAAGGCGTGCGCGGCGACGGCGGCACCCTCAAGAACAGGGATGGCGAGCGCTTCATGTTCCGCTACATCCCCGAGTTCTTCCGCGCCGAGACCGCCGACAACGAGGCGGAGGCGGACCGCTGGTACGAAGACAAGAAGAACAACCGGCGCACGGCTGACCTCCTGCCCCGCGACGAGGTGGCGCGCGCGATCAATTCCGAGATCAAGGCCGGGCGGGGCAGCCCCCACGGCGGCGTCTTCCTCGACATCTGCACGCGCCGCCCGGCCGACTACATCCGGCGGCGCCTGCCGTCGATGTACCACCAGTTCAAGGAGCTGGCCGGCGTGGACATCACCAAAGAGGTGATGGAGGTGGGGCCGACCTGCCACTACGTGATGGGCGGCGTCCGCGTGGACGCCGACACCACGCAATCCACGGTGTCCGGGCTCTTCGCCGCCGGCGAGGTGGCGGGCGGCATGCACGGCTCCAACCGGCTGGGGGGCAACTCCCTCTCCGACCTCCTCGTCTTCGGCCGCCGCGCCGGGCTGCACGCGGCGCTCCACGCCAAGGATTTCGGCGGCCGGCTGGCGGCGGACCGGGCGCAGCTCGAGGCGATCGCGCGCGAGCTGCTCGAGCCCTTCACCCGGTCGGGGAACGAGAACCCCTACGCCATCCAGGCCGACCTCCAGGAGGCGATGCAGGACCTGGTCGGCATCATCCGCACCGAGACCGAGCTCCGGCACGCGCTCCGGAAGATCGAGGCCCTCAAGGATCGCGCGAAGAAGGTGCGCATCGGAGGCGGGCGCACGTACAATCCGGGCTGGCACACGGCCCTCGATCTCCAGTCGCTCCTCACCGTGGCCGAGTGCGTCACCCTGGCCGCCATCGAGCGCACGGAAAGCCGCGGCAGTCACACCCGCGACGACTATCCGAAGACCGACGCGGAGTGGGGCAAGGCCAACGTGGTGGTGCGCCAGAAGAACGGGACGATCCAGTTCACCCGCGAGCCGCTGCCGGAGATGCCGGCCGAGCTCCGGGGACTCCTCGAGGAGAAGAAGTAGTGCCGACCTACACCATGCGGGTGTTCCGGGGCGACGCCAGCCGCGGCAGCTTCCGCGAGTACCGCGTCGAGACCGACCAGGGCATGGTGGTCCTGGACGTCATCCACCGGATCCAGGCCACCCAGGCCTCCGACCTCGCCTGCCGCTGGAACTGCAAGGCCGGCAAGTGCGGCTCCTGCAGCGCGGAGATCAACGGCAAGCCGCGTCTCATGTGCATGACACGAATGAACACGTTCGCCGAGGGCGCCCCCATCACCGTGGCGCCGATCCGGGCGTTCCCGCTGATCAGGGATCTCGTCACCGACGTGTCCTACAACTACGAGAAGGCCAAGACCGTGCCGCCGCTCCGGCTCAAGCCGCCCGACCCCGACGGCCGGTACCGGATGATGCAGGAGGACATCGACCGCATCCAGGAGTTCCACAAGTGCATCGAGTGCTTCCTCTGCCAGGACGTCTGCCACGTCATCCGCGATCACGACTTGAAGCGGCAGTTCGCCGGCCCCCGCTTCTTCATCAAGGTCGCCGCCCTCGACATGCACCCGCTCGACACCCGCAACCGGACGGAGTTCGTGGCCCGGGAGGCGGGGATCGGGCTCTGCAACGTCACCAAGTGCTGCACCGAGGTTTGCCCCGAGGGAATCCACATCACCGACAACGGCATCATCCCGATGAAGGAGCGGAGGGCCGACGACTACGACCCGATCGTCTGGCTGCTGCGGAAGTTCCGCGGCCAGCGCCCAGAGCCTGCCTGATCGTCGTCGGTCGCAGGGAGGTGCGCGATGAGGGAGTGCGTGCGGACTCATGCCTGGCACGAGACGCGCGCCTTCTCCTCGGCGGTGAAGGTGACGGGCGGCACCCTGGTCTTCCTGGCCGGGATGACGCCGGTGGACGAGCAGCGGCGGCTGGTGGGTCCCGGCAACTTCGACCAGCAGGTCGGGCAGGTCTGGGAGAACATGCGCCTGGCCGTGGAGAAGGCGGGCGGCCAGCTCTCGGACGTCGTCACCATGACCGTCTTCCTCACCGACCTGGGCCACGGCAACCGCTTCATCGAGCTGCGCCGGCAGAAGTTCGGGCGGGACTTTCCCGCCAGCGCGCTCATCGGGATCAACCAGCTGGCGATGCCCGGCATGCTCATCGAGATCCAGGCTATCGCCGCGATCCCCTAGTGCCGTTCCAACTATTCGCGCCTAGGAAGGCACCGTGTACGTCGTTCGTGGACAGATTTAGTATCAACAAGTTGGAACGGCACTAGCGCGGTCCCCCGGGATGGAGTCCGCCCGCGCATGAAGATCCACGAATACCAGGCCAAGGCGCTGCTTCGCGCGTTCGCGATCCCCGTGCCCGCCGGTGACGTGGCCGACACGCCGGCCCAGGCGCGCGCCGTCGCCGAAAAGATCGGGGGCCGCGTGGTCGTGAAGGCGCAGGTGCACGCCGGTGGTCGTGGCAAGGCGGGCGGGATCAAGCTGGCCGACGATCCGGCCGGCGCTGAGTCCGCGGCCCGGCAGATTCTGGGGATGAGGCTCAAGACGCCGCAGACCCCGCCCGAGGGCATCCTGGTGCTCAAGGTGCTGGTCGAGGAAGCCTCGGCCGTCGCCCGGGAGCTCTACCTGTCGATCACGCTCGACCGCGCGCGCGCGACGCCCGTGGCGATGGCCTCCGAAGCCGGCGGCATGGAGATCGAGGAGGTGGCCGCCCGCAGCCCCGAGAAGATCCTCCGCGAATGGGCCCACCCCGCGCTCGGGCTCGGCGACTTTCAGGCCCGGCGGTTGGCGTTCGGCCTCGGCCTGGCCGGGGAGACGCTGAAGCAGGCCGTGGCGCTCGTCCGTAACCTCTTCCCCCTCTATCTCGCCAAGGACGGCGCGCTGGTCGAGATCAACCCGCTGGTGGTGACCAGGGACGGCCGCGTGCTGGCCCTCGACGCCAAGCTCAACTTCGACGACAACGCCTTGTACCGCCACCCGGAAATCGCGGCACTTCGAGACACCCATGAAGAGGATCCACTTGACGTCGAGGCATCCAAGTACGGCCTGAACTACATCAAGCTCGAGGGCAACGTCGGCTGCATGGTCAACGGCGCAGGACTGGCCATGGCCACGATGGACATCATCAAGCTCGCCGGTGGGGAGCCCGCCAACTTCCTCGACGTCGGCGGCGGCGCCTCGCCCGAGCAGATCGAGAACGCGTTCCGGATCCTCTCCTCGGACCCCAGTGTCAAGGCGGTCTTCATCAACGTCTTCGGCGGCATCCTGCGTTGCGACCGGCTGGCCGAGGGCGTGATAGCGGCGGTGAAGAAGCTCGGCCTCCGGCTGCCCGTCGTCGTCCGCATGGAGGGCACCAACGTCGAGCTGGGCAAGAAGATGCTGGCCGAGTCCGGCCTGGCCCTCACCACCGCCGACGACATGGGTGATGGCGCCCGCAAGGTCGTCGCGCTGGCGCGAGGGACGAAAGCATGAGGAGGCCGCCATTTCGAGCGCCGGCTCTGCCGGCGCAATCCGTTCTGGGGGAGGTTTCGGAGGGGGCCCTCGCGGCCCCCTCCGATATCGACATGGGCGATGGGGCGCGCAAGGTGGTCGCCCTGGCCCCGGGCCGGAAATGAGCCGCGAGCGCGCAGGACGGATGGGCGCGGGCCCGGTCGTCGCCCTGCTCGCCATGTTCCTGACGGGGTGCGCGGCCGAGATGCTTGTGCAGCCGGCCCCAGACGCGGCGGCGCCTGAGTTCCGACTTCCGGCGCGGATCGTGTACGGCGGCAACCGGGAATACCTTCCGCGCAACCTCACCGACGGCGGCTCCGGCGCCCGCCTCACGGTACGCTACGCCTATGATGTCGTGCACGGCGGCGAGCGGACCAACCTGTTCGGCGTCATGTTCAATCCCGCCGCGATGCTGGGGCTGCCGGTGATCGGCAAGGACACCGTCGCCGTCAGCGGCCGCCTGGAGGTCCTCCGGGGCGAGGAGGTCGCCAAGACGTACGACGCGACGGCCGCCCTCACGAACCGACCGAGTCTCTTCTACGAAGGGGAAACCTACACCGAGATGCGGCGGCGCGGCCTGCTGGCCGTCCGGGACAGCATCGAGAGTCAGGTCGCTCGGGACCGGGAGTCGCTGGGGCGGCTCCTCGGCTCCGACTGACCGGGGAGGCCGCGACGATGAGGGCGCGACTGATCGGGTTGGTGGTCGTGGCGGGAATAGCCCTGGCTGGGTGTGCGACGGGCGCGCCGTTCCGGAAGATCGAGACGATCCCTTCGGGCAAAGCGGTGATCTACATCTACCGGCCGTCGGCGCTCGGTCCCGCAGTCCAGTACGACGTCAAGCGCGGCGACACGGTCATCACGACGATGAAGGCCCAAGGCTACTACCCGTACATCACCGATCCTGGCGAGGTCGAGCTGTGGGCCGAGACCGAGTCCAAGGCTTCGGTGACGCTCGACGTGAAGCCCGGCGAGGTCTACTTCGTGAAGGCGGGCATCGGCATGGGGTTCTTCGTCGGCCGGCCGCGGCTGCAGGTGGTGCCCCGCGAGGAGGGCGAGAAGGAGATCGCCGAGTGCTGCAAGTTCGTGGAGAGCGAGGCCTCCAAGTAGGATGAGCATTCTCGTCGACAAGAGCACGCGCGTCGTCGTGCAGGGCATCACCGGCCGCGAAGGGGCCTTCCACGCCGCGCGCTGCAAAGAGTACGGGACGACCGTCGTGGGCGGCGTCACGCCGGGCAAGGGCGGCACGACCCACGAGGGCTTTGTCGTCTGGAACACGGTCGGCGAGGCCGTCGCTCGGGAGGGCGCCAACTGTGCGCTCATCTTTGTGCCGCCGCCGGCGGCGGCCGACGCCCTCATGGAGGCGGCCGCGGCGGGCATCCCCCTGATCGTCTGCATCACCGAGGGCATTGCCGTGGCCGACATGGTCCGGGC
Above is a genomic segment from Candidatus Methylomirabilota bacterium containing:
- a CDS encoding DUF2846 domain-containing protein, which codes for MRARLIGLVVVAGIALAGCATGAPFRKIETIPSGKAVIYIYRPSALGPAVQYDVKRGDTVITTMKAQGYYPYITDPGEVELWAETESKASVTLDVKPGEVYFVKAGIGMGFFVGRPRLQVVPREEGEKEIAECCKFVESEASK
- a CDS encoding succinate dehydrogenase/fumarate reductase iron-sulfur subunit: MRVFRGDASRGSFREYRVETDQGMVVLDVIHRIQATQASDLACRWNCKAGKCGSCSAEINGKPRLMCMTRMNTFAEGAPITVAPIRAFPLIRDLVTDVSYNYEKAKTVPPLRLKPPDPDGRYRMMQEDIDRIQEFHKCIECFLCQDVCHVIRDHDLKRQFAGPRFFIKVAALDMHPLDTRNRTEFVAREAGIGLCNVTKCCTEVCPEGIHITDNGIIPMKERRADDYDPIVWLLRKFRGQRPEPA
- the sucC gene encoding ADP-forming succinate--CoA ligase subunit beta, translating into MKIHEYQAKALLRAFAIPVPAGDVADTPAQARAVAEKIGGRVVVKAQVHAGGRGKAGGIKLADDPAGAESAARQILGMRLKTPQTPPEGILVLKVLVEEASAVARELYLSITLDRARATPVAMASEAGGMEIEEVAARSPEKILREWAHPALGLGDFQARRLAFGLGLAGETLKQAVALVRNLFPLYLAKDGALVEINPLVVTRDGRVLALDAKLNFDDNALYRHPEIAALRDTHEEDPLDVEASKYGLNYIKLEGNVGCMVNGAGLAMATMDIIKLAGGEPANFLDVGGGASPEQIENAFRILSSDPSVKAVFINVFGGILRCDRLAEGVIAAVKKLGLRLPVVVRMEGTNVELGKKMLAESGLALTTADDMGDGARKVVALARGTKA
- a CDS encoding RidA family protein yields the protein MRECVRTHAWHETRAFSSAVKVTGGTLVFLAGMTPVDEQRRLVGPGNFDQQVGQVWENMRLAVEKAGGQLSDVVTMTVFLTDLGHGNRFIELRRQKFGRDFPASALIGINQLAMPGMLIEIQAIAAIP
- a CDS encoding fumarate reductase/succinate dehydrogenase flavoprotein subunit, with protein sequence MIARPDRDEREYDVVVVGAGGAGIRAAIEAKAQGARTALVCKSLFGKAHTVMAEGGIAAALRNVWKEDGWDVHFRDTMRGGKLLNSWRMAQLHALEAPDRVLELEEWGAMFDRTPDGLILQRDFGGHRYARLAHVGDRTGLEMIRTLQNRAVELGIDVLMECTMQRLLVDDGRIAGAFGYWRQTGRFVLLRGKAIVLATGGAGKAWKVTSNSWEYTGDGMTMALDAGADLIDMEFVQFHPTGMVWPPSVRGILVTEGVRGDGGTLKNRDGERFMFRYIPEFFRAETADNEAEADRWYEDKKNNRRTADLLPRDEVARAINSEIKAGRGSPHGGVFLDICTRRPADYIRRRLPSMYHQFKELAGVDITKEVMEVGPTCHYVMGGVRVDADTTQSTVSGLFAAGEVAGGMHGSNRLGGNSLSDLLVFGRRAGLHAALHAKDFGGRLAADRAQLEAIARELLEPFTRSGNENPYAIQADLQEAMQDLVGIIRTETELRHALRKIEALKDRAKKVRIGGGRTYNPGWHTALDLQSLLTVAECVTLAAIERTESRGSHTRDDYPKTDAEWGKANVVVRQKNGTIQFTREPLPEMPAELRGLLEEKK
- a CDS encoding LysR substrate-binding domain-containing protein, whose product is MDVELRQLRYLIAVAEERHFTRAARGLRVAQPAVSKQIRLLEEELGTTLLHRTRGNLTLTTAGEAFLPWARQAVTDLATAIDEARETGGIRRGRMSIGATPSITTAILPQALGKFHATYPGIELKLHEAGSRDLVRELEQGSLDLALVILPVTHRSLETTPILREELVLAVASSHPLAERKRIGFADLRGVPLVMFREGSDLRATTLAACAAAGVEPTFA